In Toxoplasma gondii ME49 chromosome X, whole genome shotgun sequence, a single genomic region encodes these proteins:
- a CDS encoding hypothetical protein (encoded by transcript TGME49_226245) has product MRARRSSNPSCESFFASKCLKEKFESEPVGSLATKQRTLSRGGSRGFKTLPSVEKTIGEEPELSATLGPQKASSKQLEKQHTTLQEMKIQRSGSRVNPVAKVESKGDVSTGTVPLSRARISTARRTPELLLRPHCETCGANECLRPKLDERCHCAACIGLKDSECESPRMKARIANKPSCQSFYASKFLKHPAGSTKSKLPARRNSGESTRGNNITTLEDECCSPRHSPSSRLNASSTIKPMLLPILSKSRGRRDTVGDAQMPKKLKTNGEVTLEA; this is encoded by the exons ATGCGAGCTAGGCGCTCGTCCAATCCTTCCTGCGAATCATTTTTTGCCTCCAAGTGCCTGAAAGAAAAATTCGAATCGGAACCAGTGGGAAGCTTGGCAACCAAACAGCGCACCTTGAGCCGCGGCGGCTCGCGAGGATTTAAAACTCTCCCGTCTGTCGAGAAGACAATTGGAGAGGAACCGGAGTTGTCCGCGACACTAGGACCGCAAAAAGCATCTTCTAAACAACTCGAAAAACAGCACACGACTCTTCAAGAAATGAAGATACAGCGAAGCGGCAGCCGTGT GAATCCTGTGGCTAAGGTGGAATCGAAAGGAGACGTCTCAACCGGAACAGTGCCCCTGTCGAGAGCACGCATTTCAACGGCCAGACGGACTCCGGAGCTTCTCCTCCGACCTCACTGCGAGACTTGCGGAGCGAATGAGTGCCTGAGGCCGAAGCTTGACGAACGCTGTCactgcgctgcatgcatcggcTTAAAGGACAGCGAGTGTGAATCCCCACGAATGAAGGCAAGGATTGCAAACAAACCTTCCTGTCAAAGCTTCTACGCTTCGAAGTTTCTCAAGCACCCAGCAGGCTCAACGAAATCCAAGCTGCCCGCTCGACGGAACTCTGGAGAGAG CACCCGCGGAAATAATATAACGACTCTCGAA GATGAATGCTGTTCTCCTCGCCATTCTCCGAGCAGTCGACTCAACGCGTCCTCGACAATAAAGCC gATGTTGCTCCCAATCCTGTCTAAGAGCCGAGGCCGGCGTGACACTGTTGGAGACGCTCAAATGCCGAAGAAATTGAAGACAAACGGAGAAGTCACGTTAGAGGCGTAA
- a CDS encoding bud site selection protein, putative (encoded by transcript TGME49_226240~Predicted trans-membrane domain (TMHMM2.0):12-31), whose amino-acid sequence MHARTKYIDVARFSAFSLYFLATSPSGFFPYRRRKRVGYSKFLQFMEKEHLQLYEKLTSRYTVACKRVHLQSVPTLLQPNTEIHETRTYQKKAFATMGRRQKVRSNAGNRKLKRGQRDLKRRGKDIDQVHADLKKGHVNLPVDEDLPGKGQFYCISCARYFINDSALQIHMQTKAHKRRLVVAQETPWTHEDAEEAAK is encoded by the exons atgcatgcgcggacCAAGTACATTGACGTTGCCCGGTTCtctgcattttctctctACTTTTTAGCGACATCGCCCTCTGGATTTTTTCCTTACaggcggagaaaaagag TCGGGTACTCCAAATTTCTGCAATTCATGGAGAAGGAGCATTTGCAACTATATGAAAAGCTAACAAGTCGATATACAGTTGCATGTAAACGTGTACATCTGCAGTCTGTACCTACACTCCTACAACCAAATACAGAAATACAC GAAACTAGAACGTATCAGAAAAAAGCATTCGCCACGATGGGACGACGGCAGAAAGTGAGGAGCAACGCGGGGAACAGAAAACtgaagagaggacagagagatctGAAACGGAGAGGCAAAGACATCGATCAAG tgcatgcagacctgAAGAAAGGCCATGTGAATTTGCCAGTCGACGAAGACCTGCCGGGGAAAGGTCAGTTCTACTGCATCTCGTGTGCGCGGTACTTTATCAACGACTCTGCTTTGCAGATTCACATGCAAACAAAAGCCCACAAGCGTCGCCTGGTTGTCGCACAGGAGACCCCATGGACCCACGAGGACgccgaggaggcggcgaagtAG
- a CDS encoding hypothetical protein (encoded by transcript TGME49_226230), translating into MEIHGETGISGTECVDVSGVLHQKKHGTCVPTPRKFRHYTTLPLLGSSIWFFTVFLQMMRSDNLSGAPVAWAAPEDSSENKDLCAEVPAFSFEDFDEQPDSSQVYTSVAVFRPTSMFRSVGLVRFVRVFGVPIVASSSVGDAALSHASSIFADFLDNDRDGRPDSEDAVNTMRSYKVVLGFTKDTEESTEMWTNRLEQPQAKQFRDQYNCNLRFFELWRSDINPAWHVKRREYLASLKDQETTPSSDSVQRRKQCADFRAESFDWPMWYFPFTISYYGFLDLLTEDQVKKLESAMQTAKSLRKFDSHYDDDAEMEKGDFFAWSLVTRIGGTQCHCDASDVGATWKVCTPEEFKALFEEWAAVLDAIKGLPQKIYDAMYASPALAGASN; encoded by the coding sequence ATGGAGATTCACGGGGAAACTGGAATAAGCGGGACAGAGTGCGTGGATGTGTCTGGGGTTCTGCATCAGAAAAAACACGGCACGTGCGTCCCCACTCCACGAAAGTTTCGACATTACACTACCCTCCCCCTGCTTGGCAGTTCTATCTGGTTTTTCACCGTATTCCTTCAAATGATGAGAAGTGACAATCTGTCAGGCGCACCCGTGGCATGGGCTGCACCTGAGGACAGCTCGGAAAACAAGGACCTGTGTGCTGAAGTCCCTGCGTTTTCGTTTGAGGACTTTGACGAGCAGCCCGATTCTTCGCAGGTTTACACGAGTGTGGCCGTATTTCGGCCGACAAGCATGTTTCGTTCGGTCGGTCTCGTTCGGTTTGTTCGCGTCTTTGGGGTCCCGATTGTGGCCTCGAGTTCCGTAGGAGATGCCGCTCTGTCGCACGCATCCAGCATCTTTGCTGACTTCCTCGACAacgacagagacggcagacCTGACAGTGAAGATGCAGTAAACACCATGAGGTCGTACAAGGTTGTTCTTGGGTTCACAAAGGACACGGAAGAATCTACGGAGATGTGGACGAATCGACTGGAACAACCACAAGCGAAACAGTTCCGCGACCAGTACAACTGCAACCTTCGATTTTTCGAGTTGTGGCGCTCAGATATCAATCCTGCGTGGCACGTGAAGCGCCGAGAGTACCTCGCAAGCCTAAAAGACCAAGAAACAACCCCGTCCTCTGACTCCGTACAGCGACGGAAGCAGTGTGCCGACTTCCGCGCTGAGTCCTTCGACTGGCCCATGTGGTACTTCCCCTTTACAATATCCTACTACGGATTTCTGGATCTCCTGACTGAGGACCAAGTTAAAAAGCTGGAAAGTGCTatgcagacagcgaagagtcTGCGGAAGTTTGACAGCCACTACGACGACGATGCTGAAATGGAAAAAGGCGACTTTTTTGCCTGGTCTCTCGTCACCAGGATTGGCGGCACTCAGTGTCACTGCGATGCCAGCGACGTCGGAGCTACGTGGAAAGTGTGCACGCCTGAGGAATTCAAGGCCCTTTTCGAAGAGTGGGCCGCCGTTCTGGATGCCATAAAAGGACTCCCACAGAAGATCTACGACGCCATGTATGCCAGTCCTGCGCTCGCAGGTGCTTCTAATTAG